TATGCAAAATCCAAATCAGATGATTTCTAAGAAAATGATTTTTGAAGAGGTTGCTCTAGGGTTGACATTAAAAGGAGTCTCAGAAGCTGAAATCAATGAGCGAGTTGAAAAAGTCTTGAGAATCTGTGGGCTACATTCGTTTCGTCATTGGCCAATTTCGGCGCTGAGCTTTGGGCAAAAAAAACGCGTTACGATTGCGGCGATTTTAGTTTTAGAACCTGAAATGATCATATTGGATGAGCCGACTGCAGGACAAGATTTTAAACATTATACTGAAATGATGACATTTTTAGAAGAGCTGAATCAAATGGGCGTCACGATTGCAATGATTACTCATGACATGCATCTGATGCTGGAGTATACAGATCGAGCGTTGGTATTATATGATGGTAAAATTATCGCTGATACAACACCAGTAAAGGTTTTAACAGATTCTGAGTTAGTAGAACGAGCTTCTTTAAAAGAAACAAGTTTATTTACTTTTGCCCAACATTTAGGGTTGGATGATCCGTTTTTATTTACAGAAAACTTTATGACGTATGATCAGGAGGTGCGTTTGAAATGAATGAACATCAGATGTTAGGCTACATTCCTGATAAGACAGTTATTCATAAGTTAAATGGAACAGCTAAACTGATTTTTCTGATTCTATTATCGATTGCTTGTATGACAACCTATGATACCCGATTTTTGATAGGTATGACCTTATTTTCACTGGTTTTATTTAAGCTATCAAATATCAAGTGGCATCAAATTTCCTTCGTTGTAAAATTTATTTTTGTTTTTTCATTATTGAATATCATTGCAGTTTACCTGTTTGCACCAGAATACGGAGTAGAATTATATCAGTCTAGAGCGGTTATTTGGGAAGGGATTGGGCGATTTACCCTGACGCAAGAGCAATTATTTTATGAGTTCAATCTAGTTCTAAAATATTTTTGTACGATTCCGTTAGTCTTGATTTTTCTGTTAACAACGAACCCAAGTGAGTTTGCTTCTAGCTTAAATCGAATCGGGGTTAGTTATAAAATAAGTTATGCTGTAGCTTTGGCAATTCGTTACATTCCAGATATTCAAGAAGATTTTGTCAATATCTCTCTGGCGCAACAAGCTCGTGGTTTTGAGATGTCTAAAAAAGGGAAACTTATGCAACGAATCAAAGGAACGGCTCAGATTGTTTTTCCTCTGATCCTTTCAAGTCTAGATCGTATTGAGACGATTAGTACAGCAATGGAGTTGCGGCGCTTTGGTGAAAAGAAAAAAAGAACCTGGTATGCACAACAACCATTTCATATTTCTGATTTTATCGTTATAGGGTTAGCTATTGTACTGACGATGGTCAGTTTTGCCTTATTCAAAGTAAATAGTGGGAGATTTTATAATCCGTTTAACTAATATTTTTTAGAGCCTGGGACATAACTCAAAAAGTTATGTTTCAGGCTCTTCGTATCCGAATAAATGGTGGGAGCAGAAGCAACCCCTTCGGAAATAAGCTGAAATTCACAAAAATTTGAAGTGCAATTTTCGTGAATTCCTTCTTATTTCTCGGGGGTAAACACTCCTGTCCCAACCTCTTTCTATTTCTTGTTTCTGACTAGACCAATTCCTTTTTCATATAAAAGTATTGACAGGTATATTCTTTATATTGTATTATTAGTGCAGTTTCTATTTGAAGTTTTGAAAAGGAGGTTAGTTATACCAATAATGGAATAGCGCCAGGCCTGATTCATCAGGTGACGAGGAGAGAGCTTATCGAAAGATTCGGCGGATGGCTCTAGGGACTGCACTCTACAAGTTGGACATAAAACATAATTGCAACGTTATAACAAAATGCCAACTACGCAGAATAGAAACCAACAAGAAACAAATCAAGAAAAGAGCAGAGACGGATAAAAAAATAGAGAGTGGTTTTAACAGGAAACGACTTAATACTTATATTTTATCCGCCAATTCCTTTTTTCTTGGTCAATGATTTAAGAAAACCGAGAAAGTAGGAAATAGATAATATGTGTGGAATTGTAGGAATTATTGGAAAAGACAATGCGACTGATATCTTAGTTCAAGGATTAGAAAAGTTAGAATACCGTGGTTACGACTCAGCAGGTATTTTTGTAACTGGAAAAAATCAAGACGATCATTTAGTAAAATCATTAGGTCGAATCGCCGATCTACAAAACAAGATCAGTCCAGAAGTTCAAGGAACTGTGGGGATCGGACACACGCGTTGGGCTACGCATGGCAAACCGAGTGAAAGAAATGCACACCCACATACATCAAGCAATCATCAGTTTATTTTAGTACACAATGGTGTGATCGAAAATTTTGAAGAAATAAAACAGGAATTTCTTCAAAATACTCCACTAGAAGGTGAAACAGATACTGAAATTGCCGTACATTTGATTGAATATTTTGCAGAATCTGGAATGACAACAAAAGAAGCCTTTAAAAAGGCACTGAATGTGATTAAAGGTTCGTATGCATTTGCATTGATTGATAAGAATGATCCAGACACGATTTATGTAGCAAAAAATAAAAGTCCATTATTAATTGGATTGGGCGATGATTTTAATGTAATCTGCAGTGATGCGATGGCAATGCTAGCTGAAACAAACCATTTTGTGGAAATTGCTGATGGGGAAACGGTCATTGTTAAAGCGGACAAAATCGAGATCGAAGATCAAAAAGGCAATTTGGTTTACCGTGAATCCTATGAAGCACAACTAGATTTAAGTGATATCGAAAAAGGAGCATACCCTTATTACATGTTGAAAGAAATCGATGACCAGCCAGCTGTTATGCGTCGAATCGTACAGGAATATACAGATACTCTTGGACGAACTGTGATCGATGAAGAAATCATTAAACAAATAACTGCTAGCGATCGTATTTATGTCATCGCATGCGGAACTAGCTATAATGCTGGCTGGGTGGGAAAAGCGATTCTCGAAAAAATGACGAACATTCCAGTTGAAGTGCATCTTTCAAGTGAGTTTGGCTATAATATGCCATTATTATCAGACAATCCATTTTTTATTTTCTTGAGTCAAAGTGGAGAAACAGCGGATAGTCGCCAAGTATTGGTGCAAACTAGTGAGTTAGGGTTACCGTCGCTTACACTAACAAATGTAGCTGGCTCTACTTTATCTAGAGAAGCCGATTACACGTTATTACTTCATGCAGGACCAGAAATTGCGGTTGCGTCAACAAAAGCTTATACGGCACAAATTGCAGTTTTAGCAGTGCTTGCTAAAGCCGTTGGCGATAGCAAAGCAAACCCGTCCTCACTTGATTTTGATATTGCTCATGAATTAAGTGTGATTGCTACAGTTATAGAATCGATCATTGCTGAAAAGATGACAATTAGTCAATTGGTAGAAGACTATTTAGCGACTACAAGAAATGCGTTTTATATCGGGCGTGGTGTAGATTACTATGTATCGATGGAAGCATCATTGAAGCTAAAAGAAATCTCATATATCCAAGCAGAAGGTTTTGCTGCTGGAGAATTAAAACATGGAACGATTGCGTTGATTGAAGAGATGACACCCGTTTTTGGCGTGATCACAGATAAAAAAACAGCGGCACATACACGTGGAAATTTAAAAGAAGTTGAAAGTCGTGGTGCTCGCAACTTTGTTATTGCTCTGTCATCATTGGCAAAAGAAACGGATCAATTCATTATACCAGATGTGCATCCATTATTGACCGCTTTAGTGAGTATCATTCCAACGCAATTGATTGCTTATTTTGCAACATTGCAAAGAGGCTATGACGTAGATAAGCCTCGTAATTTAGCCAAAAGTGTAACGGTCGAATAAAATAAAACAACAGCTGAACTTATTCTTTGGGAATAAACTCAGCTGTTGCTTTATTTTATCGGTATTGTCACGTCAAATGTTGTTCCAGTCTCTTTATCACTACGAACACTGAGTAAAAAGTGATGACGTTCAGCGATTTCCTTAGCAATTGCCAAACCCAATCCGGTACCGTCTAGTTGCTCCTTAGAACGTGCTTGGTGGAAGCGTTGAAAGATCTCTTTTTGTTCCTTTGGAGAAATATAGGAACCTGGATTATGAACACTGATGTTGATCGTATCATTTACTTTGTTCGCTTGAATCTCAATAATTGCTTTAGGTGGTGCAAACTTAATGGCATTTTCTATCAAAATAACAAACAGCTGTCGAATTCGACCATAGTCACCATT
The DNA window shown above is from Enterococcus sp. 12C11_DIV0727 and carries:
- the glmS gene encoding glutamine--fructose-6-phosphate transaminase (isomerizing): MCGIVGIIGKDNATDILVQGLEKLEYRGYDSAGIFVTGKNQDDHLVKSLGRIADLQNKISPEVQGTVGIGHTRWATHGKPSERNAHPHTSSNHQFILVHNGVIENFEEIKQEFLQNTPLEGETDTEIAVHLIEYFAESGMTTKEAFKKALNVIKGSYAFALIDKNDPDTIYVAKNKSPLLIGLGDDFNVICSDAMAMLAETNHFVEIADGETVIVKADKIEIEDQKGNLVYRESYEAQLDLSDIEKGAYPYYMLKEIDDQPAVMRRIVQEYTDTLGRTVIDEEIIKQITASDRIYVIACGTSYNAGWVGKAILEKMTNIPVEVHLSSEFGYNMPLLSDNPFFIFLSQSGETADSRQVLVQTSELGLPSLTLTNVAGSTLSREADYTLLLHAGPEIAVASTKAYTAQIAVLAVLAKAVGDSKANPSSLDFDIAHELSVIATVIESIIAEKMTISQLVEDYLATTRNAFYIGRGVDYYVSMEASLKLKEISYIQAEGFAAGELKHGTIALIEEMTPVFGVITDKKTAAHTRGNLKEVESRGARNFVIALSSLAKETDQFIIPDVHPLLTALVSIIPTQLIAYFATLQRGYDVDKPRNLAKSVTVE
- a CDS encoding sensor histidine kinase, coding for MIQQPEKIEQYHQQLLAESIVLERLINDLLELSRLENPEFTITMEPIAINDVLSDSLRSLRLKTSPKEQQLCFKTSLEEPVVVNGDYGRIRQLFVILIENAIKFAPPKAIIEIQANKVNDTINISVHNPGSYISPKEQKEIFQRFHQARSKEQLDGTGLGLAIAKEIAERHHFLLSVRSDKETGTTFDVTIPIK
- a CDS encoding energy-coupling factor transporter transmembrane component T family protein; amino-acid sequence: MNEHQMLGYIPDKTVIHKLNGTAKLIFLILLSIACMTTYDTRFLIGMTLFSLVLFKLSNIKWHQISFVVKFIFVFSLLNIIAVYLFAPEYGVELYQSRAVIWEGIGRFTLTQEQLFYEFNLVLKYFCTIPLVLIFLLTTNPSEFASSLNRIGVSYKISYAVALAIRYIPDIQEDFVNISLAQQARGFEMSKKGKLMQRIKGTAQIVFPLILSSLDRIETISTAMELRRFGEKKKRTWYAQQPFHISDFIVIGLAIVLTMVSFALFKVNSGRFYNPFN